One window of Erwinia aphidicola genomic DNA carries:
- a CDS encoding M20 aminoacylase family protein, with amino-acid sequence MAIPLSLIEEATGWRRMLHAQPELGYQEHQTAQMVAQQLTAMGLQVHRGLAGTGVVGTLENGPGPTIGLRADMDALPITELGSAAHRSTRPGVMHACGHDGHTAILLAAARHLSSTRNFSGTLHFVFQPAEENLGGARRMVEEGLFNLFPMDAIYGMHNWPGLPAGHVAVNEGAMMASLDSFEITLRGRSCHAAMPENGADPIVAAAQLILALQTIPSRRLSPLASAVVSITQINGGEAINVIPENVVLRGTLRCLQADVRQRVRQMIDEFVTTFTAPLGIDGSIDYQTDYPVTANHAQEAARVRDCALTLLPAEKVQWNVNPSMASEDFACMLEACPGAYFWLGADGETPSAPLHNARYDFNDALIGPGIALWTALAEQLLPR; translated from the coding sequence ATGGCCATTCCCCTTTCGCTGATTGAAGAAGCCACAGGCTGGCGCAGGATGCTGCACGCCCAACCTGAACTGGGCTATCAGGAACATCAAACGGCTCAAATGGTGGCGCAACAGCTCACCGCAATGGGGCTACAGGTACATCGTGGACTGGCGGGCACTGGCGTGGTGGGCACGCTGGAAAACGGCCCCGGCCCAACGATAGGCCTGCGGGCGGATATGGATGCATTACCGATCACCGAATTAGGCAGCGCCGCTCACCGCTCGACCCGCCCCGGCGTGATGCATGCCTGCGGCCATGACGGCCACACCGCGATACTGCTGGCCGCTGCCAGGCACCTGAGCAGCACGCGCAACTTTAGTGGCACGCTGCATTTTGTCTTTCAGCCTGCGGAGGAAAACCTCGGCGGCGCACGACGCATGGTGGAAGAGGGGCTGTTTAACCTGTTCCCGATGGATGCTATTTACGGCATGCACAACTGGCCGGGGCTGCCCGCCGGGCACGTTGCGGTTAATGAAGGGGCGATGATGGCGTCGCTCGATTCGTTCGAAATTACCCTGCGCGGTCGCAGCTGCCATGCGGCGATGCCGGAAAACGGCGCGGACCCGATTGTCGCCGCCGCGCAGCTGATCCTGGCGCTGCAAACCATTCCTTCGCGCCGCCTGTCACCGCTGGCATCTGCGGTGGTCAGCATTACGCAGATTAACGGCGGTGAAGCGATTAACGTGATCCCGGAAAATGTGGTGCTGCGCGGCACGCTGCGCTGCCTGCAGGCCGATGTGCGCCAGCGCGTGCGTCAGATGATTGACGAGTTTGTCACCACCTTTACCGCCCCGCTGGGTATTGACGGCAGCATCGACTATCAGACCGATTATCCGGTAACCGCAAACCACGCGCAGGAAGCCGCCAGGGTGCGCGACTGTGCATTAACCTTACTGCCTGCGGAAAAAGTGCAGTGGAATGTGAACCCGTCGATGGCATCAGAGGATTTTGCCTGCATGCTGGAAGCCTGCCCGGGCGCCTATTTCTGGCTGGGTGCGGATGGAGAGACGCCGTCAGCGCCGCTGCACAATGCACGTTACGATTTTAACGATGCGCTGATCGGCCCCGGTATTGCGCTGTGGACCGCGCTGGCGGAGCAGCTGTTGCCGCGCTGA
- the hutU gene encoding urocanate hydratase, with translation MTESVSKAVARTIRAPHGSTLHCANWLIEAAYRMIQNNLDPDVAERPEDLVVYGGIGKAARNWECFEQILRSLQALQPEETLLVQSGKPVGVFRTHADAPRVLIANSNLVPHWATWDHFHELDKAGLMMYGQMTAGSWIYIGAQGIVQGTFETFAEAGRQHFDGDLSGKWILTAGLGGMGGAQPLAGVLAGASVLAVECQESRIDFRLRTRYLDYKAYSIEEALDIITKANKEKRAISVGLLGNAAEILPELVKRAKAGGMKPDIVTDQTSAHDPINGYLPAGWDLARWESERKTNPKAVEKAARASMAVHVQAMLDFCHMGIPTVDYGNNIRQVALDEGVKNAFDFPGFVPAYIRPLFCEGKGPFRWVALSGDPEDIYKTDAKLKELFPDHKNLHRWLDMAQERIAFQGLPARICWLGLGERHLAGLAFNEMVRNGELKAPVVIGRDHLDCGSVASPNRETEAMKDGSDAVSDWPLLNALLNTAGGATWVSLHHGGGVGMGFSQHAGVVIVADGTKEADKRLGRVLWNDPATGVMRHADAGYDIAKNCAHQHELNLPMVK, from the coding sequence ATGACCGAGTCCGTAAGCAAAGCCGTCGCGCGTACCATTCGTGCCCCGCATGGTAGCACTCTGCACTGCGCCAACTGGCTAATTGAAGCCGCGTACCGCATGATCCAAAACAACCTCGATCCGGACGTGGCCGAGCGCCCGGAAGATCTGGTGGTATACGGCGGTATTGGTAAAGCGGCGCGTAACTGGGAGTGCTTCGAGCAGATCCTGCGTTCACTGCAAGCGCTGCAGCCGGAAGAGACGCTGCTGGTGCAGTCCGGCAAGCCGGTGGGCGTTTTCCGCACACATGCCGATGCGCCACGCGTACTGATCGCCAACTCCAACCTGGTGCCGCACTGGGCGACCTGGGACCACTTCCACGAGCTGGATAAAGCGGGCCTGATGATGTACGGCCAGATGACCGCCGGGTCGTGGATCTACATTGGTGCCCAGGGCATCGTGCAGGGAACGTTTGAAACCTTCGCCGAAGCCGGCCGCCAGCACTTTGACGGCGACTTAAGCGGTAAGTGGATCCTCACCGCCGGGCTGGGCGGCATGGGCGGTGCGCAACCGCTGGCGGGCGTGCTGGCCGGGGCATCAGTGCTGGCAGTGGAGTGCCAGGAGTCGCGTATCGACTTCCGCCTGCGCACCCGCTACCTCGACTACAAGGCTTACAGCATTGAAGAAGCGCTGGATATCATCACTAAAGCCAATAAAGAGAAGCGTGCCATCTCCGTTGGCCTGCTGGGTAACGCCGCCGAAATCCTGCCGGAGCTGGTTAAGCGTGCTAAAGCAGGCGGCATGAAGCCGGATATCGTCACCGATCAAACCTCCGCGCACGATCCGATTAACGGCTATCTGCCTGCGGGCTGGGATCTGGCACGCTGGGAGTCCGAGCGCAAAACGAATCCTAAAGCCGTTGAAAAAGCGGCACGCGCTTCGATGGCGGTCCACGTGCAGGCGATGCTCGACTTCTGCCATATGGGCATTCCCACCGTCGACTACGGCAACAATATTCGTCAGGTCGCGCTGGATGAAGGAGTGAAAAACGCCTTTGATTTCCCGGGCTTCGTTCCTGCCTATATCCGTCCGCTGTTCTGCGAAGGTAAAGGCCCGTTCCGCTGGGTGGCTCTCTCTGGCGATCCGGAGGATATCTATAAGACCGATGCCAAACTAAAAGAGCTGTTCCCGGACCATAAAAACCTGCACCGCTGGCTGGATATGGCGCAGGAGCGCATCGCTTTCCAGGGCCTTCCGGCGCGTATCTGCTGGCTGGGCCTCGGCGAGCGTCATCTGGCGGGCCTGGCCTTTAACGAAATGGTGCGCAACGGCGAGCTGAAGGCGCCCGTCGTCATCGGTCGCGATCACCTTGACTGCGGCTCGGTCGCCTCGCCAAACCGTGAAACCGAAGCGATGAAGGACGGTTCAGATGCCGTTTCTGACTGGCCGCTGCTTAACGCCCTGCTGAATACCGCAGGCGGCGCGACCTGGGTCAGCCTGCACCATGGCGGCGGCGTGGGTATGGGCTTCTCACAGCATGCAGGGGTCGTCATTGTCGCCGACGGTACCAAAGAAGCCGACAAGCGCCTGGGCCGCGTGCTGTGGAATGATCCCGCCACCGGCGTGATGCGCCACGCGGATGCCGGTTATGACATCGCCAAAAACTGCGCTCATCAGCACGAGCTCAATCTGCCGATGGTCAAATAA
- the hutH gene encoding histidine ammonia-lyase, with translation MSLTTHHCLLTPGKVDLATLKAIYRGGVKLALDEPSRSRIQQASATVDAIVSSGKVTYGINTGFGKLAQTTIPNERLAELQRNLVLSHSVGLGELLPDDVARVIMATKVISLSRGHSGIRIELVDGLISLFNAGVMPCIPEKGSVGASGDLAPLAHLSLMLLGEGEVRVAGKLMPATQGLALAGLEPFVLGPKEGLALLNGTQVSTALALRGLFEAENAFAAGLVAGSLSLEAIKGSLKPFDHRIHEARGQQGQIDVAAAVSALLEGSDILPSHANCGRVQDPYSIRCVPQVMGACLDNLNHAAKVLQIEANAASDNPLVFTDTGEVISGGNFHAEPVAFAADIIALAVAEIGAISERRLALLLDTGLSGLPPFLVNDGGVNSGFMIAQVTAAALASENKSLAHPGSVDSLPTSANQEDHVSMATYAARRLGAMCFNTAAVVGIEAMAAAQGIDFHRPLRSSPQLEQVLASIRQRVPYLEKDRLMAPDIEQMRLWASQDTWPEMIAALLPARAR, from the coding sequence ATGTCACTGACTACACATCATTGCCTGCTCACACCGGGCAAGGTGGACCTGGCCACCCTAAAAGCGATTTATCGCGGTGGGGTAAAACTGGCGCTGGACGAGCCATCACGCAGCCGTATTCAGCAGGCGAGTGCGACCGTGGATGCTATCGTCAGCTCCGGCAAGGTTACCTACGGCATTAATACCGGCTTCGGCAAGCTGGCGCAAACCACCATTCCCAACGAGCGTCTGGCCGAACTGCAGCGCAACCTGGTCCTGTCGCACAGCGTCGGGCTCGGAGAGTTGCTGCCGGATGATGTCGCGCGTGTGATCATGGCGACGAAAGTGATCAGCCTTTCTCGCGGCCACTCCGGTATTCGTATTGAACTGGTGGACGGCCTGATTAGCCTGTTTAACGCGGGTGTTATGCCGTGCATTCCAGAGAAAGGATCGGTCGGTGCCTCCGGCGATCTCGCCCCGCTGGCGCATCTCTCGCTGATGCTGCTGGGTGAAGGCGAAGTGCGCGTGGCGGGCAAACTGATGCCAGCCACGCAGGGGTTAGCCCTCGCCGGGCTGGAGCCCTTTGTGCTGGGGCCTAAAGAGGGCCTGGCGCTGCTCAATGGTACCCAGGTATCTACTGCGCTGGCACTGCGCGGCCTGTTCGAAGCTGAAAACGCCTTCGCCGCCGGGCTGGTCGCCGGGTCGCTGTCGCTGGAAGCGATTAAAGGTTCGCTTAAACCTTTTGACCATCGCATTCATGAAGCACGCGGCCAGCAGGGGCAGATTGACGTTGCCGCAGCGGTCAGTGCCCTGCTGGAGGGCAGCGATATTCTGCCTTCACATGCCAACTGCGGGCGCGTACAGGATCCCTACTCGATTCGCTGCGTGCCGCAGGTGATGGGTGCCTGCCTCGATAACCTCAATCACGCAGCAAAAGTGCTGCAGATCGAAGCTAACGCCGCATCCGATAACCCGCTGGTGTTCACCGATACGGGTGAAGTGATCTCCGGCGGCAACTTCCATGCAGAGCCTGTAGCCTTTGCCGCCGATATTATCGCGCTGGCGGTGGCCGAAATCGGTGCCATTTCCGAACGTCGCCTCGCGCTGCTGCTGGATACCGGGCTGTCCGGGCTGCCGCCGTTCCTGGTGAACGATGGCGGGGTCAATTCCGGCTTTATGATCGCCCAGGTTACCGCCGCCGCGCTGGCCTCAGAAAACAAATCCCTTGCTCATCCGGGCAGCGTCGACAGCCTGCCAACCTCAGCTAACCAGGAAGATCACGTGTCGATGGCGACCTACGCCGCGCGTCGCCTCGGCGCCATGTGCTTTAACACCGCCGCTGTGGTCGGTATCGAAGCGATGGCCGCCGCGCAGGGTATTGATTTCCATCGCCCGCTGCGCAGTTCACCGCAGCTGGAGCAGGTGTTGGCCAGCATTCGCCAGCGCGTGCCTTACCTCGAAAAAGATCGCCTGATGGCGCCTGATATTGAACAGATGCGCCTGTGGGCCAGCCAGGATACCTGGCCGGAAATGATTGCCGCGCTGCTGCCCGCACGCGCTCGCTAA
- the hutC gene encoding histidine utilization repressor: MVVQTAISQLSAAMSDQPAPIYQRVKQAIISQISEGVWKANQRVPSESELVNELGVSRMTINRALRELTSEGYLMRMQGVGTFVAEMKGYTAMLEVHNIAEEIAQRGHRHSCKILTLRESKADPEQAAVLGLSTGQTLFQSLIVHFENDLPVQLEERVVNPLVAPDYLQQDYHSQTPYTYLMRVAPLTAGEHIVEAVLPDAQQCQLLAIEAQEPCLLIRRQTWSDSKVVTYAKLLYPGSRYKLLGRFKGHG; this comes from the coding sequence ATGGTCGTGCAGACTGCGATTTCACAACTCTCCGCCGCCATGAGCGATCAGCCCGCGCCGATCTATCAGCGTGTCAAGCAGGCGATTATCAGCCAGATTAGTGAAGGGGTATGGAAAGCCAACCAGCGCGTGCCGTCCGAAAGCGAACTGGTCAATGAACTCGGCGTCAGCAGGATGACCATCAACCGGGCATTGCGCGAGCTGACCAGCGAAGGTTATCTGATGCGTATGCAGGGCGTGGGGACCTTTGTCGCGGAGATGAAAGGCTACACCGCGATGTTGGAAGTGCATAATATTGCTGAAGAGATTGCCCAGCGCGGTCATCGCCACAGCTGCAAAATTCTCACGCTGCGCGAAAGCAAAGCCGATCCAGAGCAGGCGGCGGTGCTCGGATTAAGCACCGGGCAAACGCTGTTCCAGTCGCTTATCGTCCATTTTGAAAATGACCTGCCGGTGCAGCTGGAAGAGCGCGTGGTCAACCCGCTGGTGGCGCCTGATTATCTGCAGCAGGATTATCACAGCCAGACGCCTTACACCTATCTGATGCGCGTCGCTCCTTTAACCGCCGGGGAGCATATCGTTGAAGCGGTGCTGCCGGATGCCCAGCAGTGCCAGCTTTTGGCCATTGAAGCGCAGGAGCCCTGTCTGCTGATCCGCCGCCAGACCTGGAGCGACAGCAAAGTGGTGACCTATGCAAAGCTGCTCTACCCGGGGTCGCGCTATAAGCTGCTGGGGCGTTTTAAGGGCCACGGCTGA
- a CDS encoding HutD/Ves family protein, with the protein MIQRYDSEQLPVSRWRNGGGETREIISYPLGVVDFDWRISIATIASDGDFSTFPGIDRIITLLSGDVALYRQGALIQHLALNQPFAFPGEEAIAARLAGGCSTDFNIMARRSRYQPEAGIATQRFAPQDEVSGVVYVVAGEWQCADGVLAAGQGAWWEDGAGMFVPLSENAQLLWGTLIPR; encoded by the coding sequence ATGATCCAGCGTTATGACAGTGAGCAGTTACCCGTCAGCCGCTGGCGCAACGGCGGCGGTGAGACGCGGGAAATCATCAGCTATCCACTAGGCGTGGTAGATTTCGACTGGCGCATCAGCATCGCCACCATCGCCAGCGACGGCGATTTTTCCACGTTTCCCGGCATTGATCGCATTATCACTCTGCTGAGCGGCGATGTCGCACTCTACCGCCAGGGCGCGCTTATCCAGCATCTTGCCCTTAATCAGCCGTTCGCTTTTCCGGGTGAAGAGGCTATTGCCGCCCGTCTGGCAGGCGGTTGCAGCACTGACTTCAATATTATGGCGCGCCGCAGCCGCTATCAGCCGGAGGCGGGGATCGCCACCCAGCGCTTTGCCCCGCAGGATGAGGTTAGCGGCGTGGTGTATGTGGTTGCCGGAGAGTGGCAGTGCGCAGATGGGGTGCTGGCCGCAGGCCAGGGCGCCTGGTGGGAGGATGGTGCCGGGATGTTTGTCCCGCTGAGCGAAAACGCGCAGCTGCTGTGGGGAACGTTAATTCCCCGCTAA
- a CDS encoding formimidoylglutamate deiminase has translation MTRFFAPRALLAEGWQHNVLIEVDHLGNIAALTANSTPQDALRLKGSVLPAMANLHSHAFQRAMAGLAEVAGNPQDSFWTWRELMYHMVQRLTPAQVTAIASHLYVDMLKGGYTQVAEFHYLHHQPDGQPYPDDAMLDALILAAERSGIGQTMLPVLYSFAGFGSQPAQPGQKRFIQDADSYLAQQHRLREKIAAKPLLNQGLCFHSLRAVNQQQMRQVLENSPSDLPVHIHIAEQEKEVNDSLAWSGERPVSWLLDRFAVDARWCLIHATHLDESEIARLAASQAVAGLCPTTEANLGDGIFPATQYVAQGGRWGIGSDSHVSLDVVEELRWLEYAQRLRDRRRNRIVTAQQPSVGDVLYQQALSGGAQACGMKIGSLQVGYRADWLVLADDALLASTPDASLLNRWLFAGNRAQIQDVFVAGQQRINHGMHAQQAEIDADLREALEALR, from the coding sequence ATGACTCGCTTTTTTGCGCCCCGCGCCCTGCTGGCTGAAGGCTGGCAACATAATGTCCTGATTGAAGTCGATCATCTGGGTAACATCGCCGCTCTCACCGCCAACAGTACGCCACAGGATGCACTGCGTCTTAAGGGTAGCGTGCTTCCGGCGATGGCTAACCTGCATTCTCACGCTTTCCAGCGCGCCATGGCCGGGCTGGCCGAAGTTGCCGGTAATCCGCAGGACAGCTTCTGGACCTGGCGCGAACTGATGTACCACATGGTGCAGCGCCTGACGCCTGCGCAAGTGACAGCGATCGCCAGCCACCTTTATGTCGATATGCTGAAAGGCGGCTATACCCAGGTGGCGGAATTCCACTATCTTCACCATCAGCCCGACGGTCAACCCTACCCTGATGACGCGATGCTGGATGCGCTGATCCTCGCTGCAGAGCGCAGCGGCATCGGCCAGACTATGCTGCCGGTGCTGTACAGCTTTGCCGGATTCGGTAGCCAACCCGCGCAGCCCGGGCAAAAGCGCTTTATTCAGGATGCCGACAGCTACCTGGCGCAGCAGCATCGCCTGCGAGAGAAAATCGCCGCTAAGCCATTGCTGAATCAGGGACTGTGCTTCCACTCACTGCGCGCCGTTAACCAGCAGCAGATGCGCCAGGTGCTGGAAAATAGCCCATCCGACCTGCCGGTGCATATTCATATTGCCGAACAGGAGAAAGAGGTCAACGACTCGCTGGCGTGGAGCGGTGAGCGCCCGGTTAGCTGGTTACTGGACCGCTTTGCCGTGGATGCGCGCTGGTGCCTGATCCACGCCACGCATCTGGATGAATCTGAGATCGCGCGCCTCGCCGCCAGCCAGGCCGTTGCTGGCCTGTGCCCGACCACCGAAGCGAACCTCGGTGACGGCATCTTCCCCGCCACGCAGTATGTGGCGCAGGGTGGCCGCTGGGGAATTGGCTCCGACAGCCATGTCTCGCTGGATGTCGTCGAGGAGCTGCGCTGGCTGGAGTACGCCCAGCGCCTGCGTGACCGCCGCCGCAACCGCATCGTTACCGCGCAGCAACCCTCGGTGGGTGATGTGCTCTATCAGCAGGCGCTGAGCGGCGGTGCGCAGGCCTGCGGGATGAAAATTGGCAGCCTGCAGGTGGGCTATCGTGCCGACTGGCTGGTGCTGGCCGACGACGCCCTGCTCGCCAGCACGCCGGATGCGTCACTGCTGAACCGCTGGCTGTTTGCCGGCAACCGCGCGCAGATTCAGGACGTGTTTGTCGCCGGGCAGCAGCGGATTAACCACGGTATGCATGCGCAGCAGGCTGAGATCGATGCCGACCTGCGCGAAGCCCTGGAGGCACTGCGATGA
- the hutI gene encoding imidazolonepropionase — translation MNQQLSCDHLWFGADIVTMRDGRYSIIEQGAIAVSGEKIVWIGPLSQSAHIVAQQRTDLGGGIVTPGLVDCHTHLVFGGDRSHEFEQRLNGVSYSEIAAQGGGIISTVRATRAASQDTLVASARQRLGHLLAEGVTTVEIKSGYGLEIDSELRMLKAIRQLATEVPAQVEATCLAAHAVPPEYKDRPDAWVEVICQQLLPQVAKEKLADAVDAFCEHLAFSPEQVSRVFSAAQQLGLPVKLHAEQLSSLGGGALAAGFNALSADHLEYATERDVAAMAQHGTVAVLLPGAFYLLREKQHPPVELFRRYQVPMALASDANPGTSPALSLRLMLNMGCTLFGMTPEEALAGVTLHGARALGLAERIGSLEVGKLADFVHWPLTRPAELVYWLGGQLPCRVVFRGADRGEQR, via the coding sequence ATGAACCAGCAACTCAGCTGTGACCATTTATGGTTCGGCGCCGATATCGTCACTATGCGCGACGGGCGCTATAGCATTATTGAACAGGGCGCGATCGCCGTGAGTGGCGAAAAAATCGTCTGGATCGGGCCTTTATCACAAAGTGCGCATATTGTGGCGCAGCAGCGTACCGACCTTGGCGGCGGCATCGTGACGCCAGGGTTGGTGGATTGTCATACCCACCTGGTTTTTGGCGGCGACCGCAGTCACGAATTTGAGCAGCGACTGAACGGCGTCAGCTACAGCGAGATCGCTGCGCAGGGCGGGGGGATTATCTCCACGGTGCGCGCGACGCGGGCGGCGTCGCAGGATACGCTGGTGGCCAGCGCCCGTCAGCGCCTGGGGCATCTGCTGGCAGAGGGCGTCACCACCGTCGAGATCAAGTCCGGTTATGGGCTGGAGATTGACAGTGAGCTGCGCATGCTAAAAGCCATCCGTCAGCTGGCTACAGAAGTGCCCGCGCAGGTGGAAGCTACCTGTTTAGCGGCGCATGCGGTGCCGCCGGAATATAAAGACCGGCCCGATGCCTGGGTCGAGGTGATTTGCCAGCAGCTGCTGCCGCAGGTTGCTAAAGAGAAGCTGGCGGATGCGGTTGATGCTTTCTGTGAGCATCTGGCGTTTTCACCTGAGCAGGTTAGCCGGGTGTTCAGCGCTGCACAACAGCTTGGCCTGCCGGTTAAACTGCACGCTGAGCAGCTCTCTTCCCTGGGTGGCGGTGCGCTGGCTGCAGGGTTTAACGCGCTGTCAGCTGACCATCTTGAATACGCCACTGAACGTGACGTGGCGGCGATGGCGCAACACGGCACGGTAGCGGTGCTGCTGCCGGGTGCCTTCTACCTGCTGCGCGAAAAGCAGCATCCCCCGGTTGAACTGTTCCGCCGCTATCAGGTGCCGATGGCGCTGGCGAGCGATGCCAATCCGGGCACTTCGCCCGCGCTGTCGCTGCGTCTGATGCTCAATATGGGCTGTACGCTATTCGGCATGACGCCGGAAGAGGCGCTGGCAGGCGTCACGCTGCACGGCGCGCGCGCGCTGGGGCTGGCCGAGCGGATAGGCTCGCTGGAGGTCGGTAAGCTGGCGGACTTCGTGCACTGGCCGCTGACGCGCCCGGCAGAACTGGTTTACTGGCTCGGCGGGCAGCTGCCGTGCCGGGTGGTGTTTAGAGGTGCAGACCGAGGAGAACAACGATGA
- the hutG gene encoding N-formylglutamate deformylase, with protein sequence MNAFQFSAGKLPLLLSIPHAGTLLTPEVEAGLSDAAKGLPDTDWHIPKLYDFAREMGVSVLVGNYSRFVIDLNRPPDNQALYTTATTGLYPETLFDGTATFKPGMTPTPQQRAGYLQHIWQPYHGKIQQELARIKQQHGYALLFDAHSIASAIPRLFEGQLPDLNLGTNDGASCSPRLAQQLTARCGAQSQFSWVLNGRFKGGYITRAYGKPQENQHAVQLELAQCNYMEEAPPFKWRGDKAAQLQPLLQQLIETLLQYHNR encoded by the coding sequence ATGAACGCTTTTCAATTCAGCGCCGGTAAACTGCCGCTGCTGCTAAGTATTCCCCACGCGGGAACGCTGTTAACGCCAGAGGTGGAAGCCGGGCTGAGTGATGCGGCAAAAGGTTTGCCGGATACCGACTGGCATATTCCAAAACTGTACGATTTCGCCCGTGAGATGGGCGTCAGCGTGCTGGTGGGAAACTATTCACGCTTTGTGATCGATTTGAACCGTCCGCCGGATAATCAGGCACTCTACACCACGGCCACCACGGGTCTGTACCCGGAAACGCTGTTTGACGGCACGGCGACTTTCAAGCCGGGCATGACGCCAACTCCGCAGCAGCGGGCGGGCTATCTGCAGCATATCTGGCAGCCGTATCATGGCAAAATTCAGCAGGAGCTGGCGCGTATCAAGCAGCAGCACGGCTATGCGCTGCTGTTTGATGCCCACTCGATCGCTTCAGCGATCCCCCGCCTGTTCGAGGGGCAGCTGCCTGACCTGAATCTCGGCACCAACGACGGGGCAAGCTGCAGCCCACGTCTGGCGCAACAGCTGACCGCGCGCTGTGGCGCACAATCGCAGTTTAGCTGGGTGCTGAACGGGCGCTTCAAGGGGGGATACATTACGCGCGCCTATGGCAAACCGCAGGAGAACCAGCACGCGGTGCAGCTGGAACTGGCGCAGTGTAACTACATGGAAGAAGCACCGCCGTTCAAATGGCGTGGGGATAAAGCGGCTCAGCTGCAGCCGCTGCTGCAGCAGCTGATTGAGACGCTGTTGCAGTATCACAACCGCTAA
- a CDS encoding 5' nucleotidase, NT5C type, translating into MQRIAIDMDEVIADFHPKMVKTWNSHFSQQLTLDELNLFRLHQEDPDKLGEIFELVGDPTFFADLDVIEDSQRVIARLSERYEIFITTAAMEVPTSFNAKFQWLKTHFPDIRPSNIVFCGNKSIINADYMIDDNAFNFVNFCGEGLLYSAPHNRLVTGYRRVENWRDIETLLL; encoded by the coding sequence ATGCAACGCATTGCTATCGATATGGATGAGGTTATCGCTGACTTTCATCCTAAAATGGTAAAAACATGGAACAGCCATTTCTCTCAGCAGCTGACGCTCGATGAGCTGAATCTGTTCAGGCTGCATCAGGAGGATCCTGACAAGCTGGGTGAGATTTTCGAGCTGGTTGGCGACCCGACATTTTTTGCTGACCTCGACGTTATCGAAGACAGCCAGCGGGTGATTGCCCGGCTGAGCGAGCGGTACGAGATTTTTATTACCACCGCCGCAATGGAGGTCCCGACCTCGTTTAACGCCAAATTTCAGTGGCTGAAGACGCATTTCCCTGATATCAGACCAAGCAATATTGTGTTCTGCGGCAACAAAAGTATTATCAATGCCGATTATATGATCGACGACAATGCGTTTAACTTCGTCAATTTCTGCGGGGAAGGCCTTCTCTATTCTGCGCCACACAACCGTCTGGTTACGGGCTACCGTCGCGTGGAAAACTGGCGAGATATTGAAACCCTGCTGCTGTAG
- a CDS encoding flavin reductase family protein, producing MSRTRYSYQPKLGHGLPHDPLKAIIGPRPIGWISSQNASGQRNLAPYSFFNCFNYRPPIVGFASSGWKDSVANIQETGEFVWNLATRPLAVPMNESSASLPHGEDEFTYAGLTAVPATQVNVSMVAESPVNFECRLSQCIQLQSADGEQIPTWLVLGEVVAIHIDDELLVDGIYQTAKAEPILRAGGPSAYYGISEALRFDLVRPDARK from the coding sequence ATGTCACGTACACGCTATTCCTATCAACCGAAGCTGGGCCACGGCCTGCCGCACGATCCGCTGAAAGCGATTATCGGCCCGCGCCCGATTGGCTGGATCAGTTCGCAAAACGCCAGCGGGCAGCGCAATCTGGCGCCCTACAGCTTCTTTAACTGCTTTAACTACCGCCCGCCGATCGTCGGCTTCGCCAGCAGCGGCTGGAAAGACAGCGTGGCCAATATCCAGGAGACCGGCGAATTTGTCTGGAACCTCGCGACCCGCCCGCTGGCGGTGCCGATGAATGAAAGCTCAGCCTCGCTGCCGCACGGCGAAGATGAGTTCACTTATGCCGGTCTGACGGCTGTCCCTGCCACGCAGGTGAATGTCAGCATGGTGGCGGAAAGCCCGGTCAATTTTGAGTGCCGCCTGTCGCAGTGCATTCAGTTGCAGAGTGCCGACGGTGAACAGATCCCGACCTGGCTGGTGCTGGGCGAAGTGGTGGCGATTCATATTGATGATGAGCTGCTGGTCGACGGTATCTATCAGACGGCGAAGGCCGAACCGATCCTGCGTGCCGGCGGCCCAAGCGCCTATTACGGCATCAGCGAGGCGCTACGCTTTGATTTGGTCAGGCCGGATGCGCGCAAGTAG